A section of the Sphingomonas ginsenosidivorax genome encodes:
- a CDS encoding acyl-CoA carboxylase subunit beta gives MSSTIEELAKRREAARVGGGEKRIAAQHAKGKLTARERLDVLLDENSFEELDMFVEHNCIDFGMAEQVYPGDGVVTGSGTINGRLVFVFSQDFTVFGGSLSERHAQKICKVMDMAMKVGAPVIGLNDSGGARIQEGVASLGGYADVFQRNVLASGVVPQLSLIMGPCAGGAVYSPAMTDFIFMVKDSSYMFVTGPDVVKTVTNEVVTQEALGGAVTHTTKTSVADNAFENDIEALLAARDFIDFLPASNREGVPERPTADEWDRIEDSLDTLIPDSANQPYDMHELIRKVVDEGDFFETQPAHAANIITGFGRIEGRTVGFVANQPMVLAGVLDINSSKKAARFVRFCDAFDIPIVTFVDVPGFLPGTAQEHNGIIKHGAKLLFAYGEATVPKITVITRKAYGGAYDVMASKHLRGDLNYAWPTAEIAVMGAKGAVEIIFRGKTPEEIAARTAEYEARFANPFVAASKGFIDEVIQPHSTRRRIALGLRKLRGKALENPWKKHDNIPL, from the coding sequence ATGTCCTCGACGATCGAAGAGCTCGCCAAGCGCCGTGAAGCCGCCCGGGTCGGCGGTGGCGAGAAGCGCATCGCCGCGCAGCATGCCAAGGGCAAGCTGACCGCGCGCGAACGGCTCGACGTCCTGCTCGACGAGAATTCGTTCGAGGAGCTCGACATGTTCGTCGAGCATAACTGCATCGATTTCGGCATGGCCGAGCAGGTCTATCCGGGCGACGGCGTGGTCACCGGCTCCGGCACTATCAACGGCCGCCTGGTGTTCGTGTTCAGCCAGGACTTCACGGTGTTCGGCGGGTCGCTCAGCGAACGCCATGCGCAGAAGATCTGCAAGGTCATGGACATGGCGATGAAGGTCGGTGCGCCGGTCATCGGCCTCAACGATTCCGGCGGCGCGCGCATCCAGGAGGGCGTCGCGAGTCTCGGCGGCTATGCCGACGTGTTCCAGCGCAACGTGCTGGCGAGCGGCGTCGTCCCGCAGCTCTCGCTCATCATGGGCCCCTGCGCGGGCGGCGCGGTGTACAGCCCGGCTATGACCGACTTCATCTTCATGGTGAAGGATTCGAGCTACATGTTCGTCACCGGTCCCGATGTCGTGAAGACGGTGACCAACGAAGTGGTGACGCAGGAGGCGCTGGGCGGCGCGGTGACGCACACCACCAAGACCAGCGTCGCGGACAACGCGTTCGAGAACGACATCGAGGCGCTGCTCGCCGCGCGCGACTTCATCGATTTCCTTCCCGCATCGAACCGCGAGGGCGTGCCCGAGCGGCCGACCGCGGACGAATGGGACCGCATCGAGGACAGCCTCGACACGCTGATCCCGGACTCGGCCAACCAGCCCTACGACATGCACGAGCTGATCCGGAAGGTCGTCGACGAGGGCGATTTCTTCGAGACGCAGCCGGCGCACGCAGCGAACATCATCACCGGGTTCGGGCGGATCGAGGGGCGCACGGTCGGGTTCGTGGCGAACCAGCCGATGGTGCTGGCGGGCGTGCTCGACATCAATTCGTCGAAGAAGGCGGCGCGGTTCGTGCGCTTCTGCGACGCGTTCGACATTCCGATCGTGACCTTCGTCGACGTGCCGGGGTTCCTGCCGGGCACCGCGCAGGAGCATAACGGCATCATCAAGCACGGCGCCAAGCTGCTGTTCGCGTACGGCGAGGCGACCGTGCCGAAGATTACCGTGATCACGCGCAAGGCGTATGGCGGCGCATACGACGTGATGGCGTCGAAGCATCTGCGCGGCGACCTCAACTATGCCTGGCCGACCGCGGAGATCGCGGTGATGGGCGCGAAGGGCGCGGTCGAGATCATCTTCCGCGGCAAGACGCCGGAAGAGATCGCGGCGCGGACCGCCGAATACGAGGCGCGCTTCGCAAACCCGTTCGTGGCCGCGAGCAAGGGGTTCATCGACGAGGTGATCCAGCCGCATTCGACGCGCCGGCGGATCGCGCTGGGCCTGCGGAAACTCCGCGGCAAGGCGCTGGAGAATCCGTGGAAGAAGCATGACAACATCCCGCTGTGA